In the Arachis ipaensis cultivar K30076 chromosome B10, Araip1.1, whole genome shotgun sequence genome, one interval contains:
- the LOC107621897 gene encoding uncharacterized protein LOC107621897 isoform X2, translating to MPKTNDLEHVFMPIWEPVDAWYVMLLDVKALKIYALDVSRSPESIVRRESNMNKIRHALGNMFIHSRNIINFRYTSPDPSNWGNYIYSEGLPKDLQRVWPMVLIMATTQRGLLYKNIPLHREL from the exons ATGCCCAAGACCAATGACTTGGAACAT GTATTTATGCCAATTTGGGAACCCGTAGACGCCTGGTACGTGATGCTGTTGGATGTTAAGGCCTTAAAAATATATGCTTTGGACGTTAGTAGGTCTCCAGAATCTATTGTGCGAAGGGAATCAAACATGAACAAAATT CGGCATGCTTTGGGGAACATGTTCATCCACAGTAGGAACATCATTAACTTCCGCTACACATCCCCTGACCCCTCAAATTGGGGGAACTACATCTACTCAGAGGGTCTGCCGAAAGACCTGCAGAG AGTCTGGCCTATGGTGCTTATCATGGCTACAACACAAAGGGGGCTTCTCTACAAAAATATTCCCCTACATC GGGAACTTTGA
- the LOC107621897 gene encoding uncharacterized protein LOC107621897 isoform X1: protein MIASLRAVGNKAPRSWYFPYDFVAAVLCDTPISEIQQKYEGRWMPKTNDLEHVFMPIWEPVDAWYVMLLDVKALKIYALDVSRSPESIVRRESNMNKIRHALGNMFIHSRNIINFRYTSPDPSNWGNYIYSEGLPKDLQRVWPMVLIMATTQRGLLYKNIPLHREL, encoded by the exons ATGATTGCATCACTGAGAGCTGTAGGAAACAAGGCCCCTAGGAGTTGGTACTTTCCATATGACTTTGTCGCTGCTGTGCTTTGCGATACTCCAATCTCAGAAATACAGCAGAAGTACGAAGGGCGCTGGATGCCCAAGACCAATGACTTGGAACAT GTATTTATGCCAATTTGGGAACCCGTAGACGCCTGGTACGTGATGCTGTTGGATGTTAAGGCCTTAAAAATATATGCTTTGGACGTTAGTAGGTCTCCAGAATCTATTGTGCGAAGGGAATCAAACATGAACAAAATT CGGCATGCTTTGGGGAACATGTTCATCCACAGTAGGAACATCATTAACTTCCGCTACACATCCCCTGACCCCTCAAATTGGGGGAACTACATCTACTCAGAGGGTCTGCCGAAAGACCTGCAGAG AGTCTGGCCTATGGTGCTTATCATGGCTACAACACAAAGGGGGCTTCTCTACAAAAATATTCCCCTACATC GGGAACTTTGA
- the LOC107622996 gene encoding phosphoinositide phospholipase C 2 isoform X1, whose amino-acid sequence MSKQTYRVCFCCRRRFKLAVSEAPPEIRNLFDRYSENGLMTASHLRSFMVEVQREETATEEEAQGIIDGLKHLSIFHRRGLNLESFFKFLFSDNNPPLAQPKVHHDMNAPLSHYYIFTGHNSYLTGNQLSSDCSDVPIIRALQRGVRVIELDIWPNASKDDVDVLHGRTLTTPVALIKCLRSIKEHAFVASEYPVVITLEDHLTPDLQAKVAEMITQTFGDILFCPTPESVKEFPSPESLKRRVIISTKPPKEYLEAKDIKEKEDESHQGKALGDEEAWGKEVPSLKGGTIADYKQNNGNDDDDDDDDNDNDDDDEEDADEEKSRQDVCAEYRRLIAIHAGKPKGGLLEGLRVDPDKVRRLSLSEQQLENAALSHGKEIVRFTQRNILRVYPKGTRITSSNYNPLIGWMHGAQMVAFNMQGYGRSLWLMQGMFKANGGCGYVKKPDFLLKTGPNNEVFDPKAKLPVKTTLRVTVYMGEGWYYDFKHTHFDQYSPPDFYARVGIAGVPDDTVMRKTKTKEDNWLPTWNEVFEFPLSVPELALLRVEVHEYDMSEKDDFGGQTCLPVCELQTGIRAVPLNNRKGEKYNNVKLLMRFEFI is encoded by the exons ATGTCCAAACAGACTTACAGAGTTTGCTTCTGCTGCCGCCGGCGATTCAAGCTCGCCGTGTCGGAGGCGCCGCCGGAGATAAGGAATCTCTTCGACCGGTACTCCGAGAACGGGCTCATGACGGCGTCGCATCTGCGGAGCTTCATGGTTGAAGTGCAGAGAGAGGAGACAGCGACGGAGGAGGAAGCGCAGGGAATCATCGATGGACTCAAGCATCTCAGTATCTTCCATAGAAGAGGTCTCAATCTCGAAAGTTTCTTTAAGTTCCTCTTCAGTGATAACAATCCACCACTTGCACAACCAAAG GTGCACCATGATATGAATGCACCATTGTCTCATTATTATATATTTACCGGTCACAATTCCTATCTGACGGGAAATCAGCTTAGTAGTGACTGCAGTGATGTCCCCATCATACGTGCACTGCAGAGAGGTGTTAGGGTCATTGAATTGGATATATGGCCCAATGCATCAAAGGATGATGTGGATGTTCTTCATGGAAG GACATTGACTACTCCCGTGGCACTCATCAAATGTTTGAGGTCTATTAAGGAGCATGCTTTTGTTGCATCAGAATATCCAGTTGTAATAACCTTAGAAGACCATCTTACTCCTGATCTTCAAGCCAAAGTGGCTGAG ATGATTACTCAAACTTTTGGAGACATACTATTTTGTCCTACCCCAGAAAGTGTGAAGGAATTCCCTTCTCCCGAATCACTTAAAAGAAGGGTCATTATATCAACCAAACCACCTAAGGAGTATCTTGAGGCAAAAGACATAAAGGAAAAGGAGGATGAATCACATCAGGGAAAGGCTTTGGGTGACGAAGAAGCATGGGGGAAGGAAGTCCCAAGTCTTAAAGGCGGTACTATTGCTGATTACAAG CAGAAcaatgggaatgatgatgatgatgatgatgatgacaatgacaatgacgatgatgatgaggaagatgcTGATGAAGAAAAGTCTCGTCAAGATGTATGTGCTGAATATCGACGTTTGATCGCTATTCATGCTGGAAAGCCCAAAGGAGGATTACTTGAAGGTCTTAGAGTGGATCCTGATAAAGTGAGGCGATTAAGTCTAAGCGAGCAGCAGCTTGAAAATGCTGCTTTATCTCATGGAAAAGAAATTGTCAG GTTTACTCAGCGGAATATACTGAGGGTGTATCCAAAAGGCACTCGCATTACCTCGTCGAATTATAACCCATTAATTGGGTGGATGCACGGAGCGCAAATGGTTGCATTTAACATGCAG GGCTATGGCAGGTCTCTGTGGTTGATGCAGGGAATGTTCAAAGCTAATGGAGGATGTGGCTATGTTAAAAAACCAGATTTTCTATTAAAGACTGGTCCAAATAATGAGGTCTTTGATCCAAAGGCTAAGTTGCCTGTGAAGACTACTTTGAGG GTAACTGTATATATGGGAGAAGGATGGTACTACGATTTCAAGCATACACACTTCGATCAATACTCACCTCCAGATTTCTATGCAAGA GTGGGGATTGCTGGAGTCCCTGATGACACTGTGATGAGGAAAACCAAGACAAAAGAGGACAATTGGTTGCCAACTTGGAACGAGGTATTCGAGTTCCCACTATCTGTTCCAGAACTGGCTTTGCTTCGTGTAGAAGTTCACGAGTATGATATGTCTGAGAAGGATGACTTTGGTGGACAGACATGCTTGCCTGTGTGTGAACTTCAGACCGGAATTCGAGCAGTTCCACTGAATAACCGCAAGGGAGAGAAGTACAACAATGTGAAGCTTCTCATGCGCTTTGAGTTCATCTGA
- the LOC107622996 gene encoding phosphoinositide phospholipase C 2 isoform X2, protein MSKQTYRVCFCCRRRFKLAVSEAPPEIRNLFDRYSENGLMTASHLRSFMVEVQREETATEEEAQGIIDGLKHLSIFHRRGLNLESFFKFLFSDNNPPLAQPKVHHDMNAPLSHYYIFTGHNSYLTGNQLSSDCSDVPIIRALQRGVRVIELDIWPNASKDDVDVLHGRTLTTPVALIKCLRSIKEHAFVASEYPVVITLEDHLTPDLQAKVAEMITQTFGDILFCPTPESVKEFPSPESLKRRVIISTKPPKEYLEAKDIKEKEDESHQGKALGDEEAWGKEVPSLKGGTIADYKNNGNDDDDDDDDNDNDDDDEEDADEEKSRQDVCAEYRRLIAIHAGKPKGGLLEGLRVDPDKVRRLSLSEQQLENAALSHGKEIVRFTQRNILRVYPKGTRITSSNYNPLIGWMHGAQMVAFNMQGYGRSLWLMQGMFKANGGCGYVKKPDFLLKTGPNNEVFDPKAKLPVKTTLRVTVYMGEGWYYDFKHTHFDQYSPPDFYARVGIAGVPDDTVMRKTKTKEDNWLPTWNEVFEFPLSVPELALLRVEVHEYDMSEKDDFGGQTCLPVCELQTGIRAVPLNNRKGEKYNNVKLLMRFEFI, encoded by the exons ATGTCCAAACAGACTTACAGAGTTTGCTTCTGCTGCCGCCGGCGATTCAAGCTCGCCGTGTCGGAGGCGCCGCCGGAGATAAGGAATCTCTTCGACCGGTACTCCGAGAACGGGCTCATGACGGCGTCGCATCTGCGGAGCTTCATGGTTGAAGTGCAGAGAGAGGAGACAGCGACGGAGGAGGAAGCGCAGGGAATCATCGATGGACTCAAGCATCTCAGTATCTTCCATAGAAGAGGTCTCAATCTCGAAAGTTTCTTTAAGTTCCTCTTCAGTGATAACAATCCACCACTTGCACAACCAAAG GTGCACCATGATATGAATGCACCATTGTCTCATTATTATATATTTACCGGTCACAATTCCTATCTGACGGGAAATCAGCTTAGTAGTGACTGCAGTGATGTCCCCATCATACGTGCACTGCAGAGAGGTGTTAGGGTCATTGAATTGGATATATGGCCCAATGCATCAAAGGATGATGTGGATGTTCTTCATGGAAG GACATTGACTACTCCCGTGGCACTCATCAAATGTTTGAGGTCTATTAAGGAGCATGCTTTTGTTGCATCAGAATATCCAGTTGTAATAACCTTAGAAGACCATCTTACTCCTGATCTTCAAGCCAAAGTGGCTGAG ATGATTACTCAAACTTTTGGAGACATACTATTTTGTCCTACCCCAGAAAGTGTGAAGGAATTCCCTTCTCCCGAATCACTTAAAAGAAGGGTCATTATATCAACCAAACCACCTAAGGAGTATCTTGAGGCAAAAGACATAAAGGAAAAGGAGGATGAATCACATCAGGGAAAGGCTTTGGGTGACGAAGAAGCATGGGGGAAGGAAGTCCCAAGTCTTAAAGGCGGTACTATTGCTGATTACAAG AAcaatgggaatgatgatgatgatgatgatgatgacaatgacaatgacgatgatgatgaggaagatgcTGATGAAGAAAAGTCTCGTCAAGATGTATGTGCTGAATATCGACGTTTGATCGCTATTCATGCTGGAAAGCCCAAAGGAGGATTACTTGAAGGTCTTAGAGTGGATCCTGATAAAGTGAGGCGATTAAGTCTAAGCGAGCAGCAGCTTGAAAATGCTGCTTTATCTCATGGAAAAGAAATTGTCAG GTTTACTCAGCGGAATATACTGAGGGTGTATCCAAAAGGCACTCGCATTACCTCGTCGAATTATAACCCATTAATTGGGTGGATGCACGGAGCGCAAATGGTTGCATTTAACATGCAG GGCTATGGCAGGTCTCTGTGGTTGATGCAGGGAATGTTCAAAGCTAATGGAGGATGTGGCTATGTTAAAAAACCAGATTTTCTATTAAAGACTGGTCCAAATAATGAGGTCTTTGATCCAAAGGCTAAGTTGCCTGTGAAGACTACTTTGAGG GTAACTGTATATATGGGAGAAGGATGGTACTACGATTTCAAGCATACACACTTCGATCAATACTCACCTCCAGATTTCTATGCAAGA GTGGGGATTGCTGGAGTCCCTGATGACACTGTGATGAGGAAAACCAAGACAAAAGAGGACAATTGGTTGCCAACTTGGAACGAGGTATTCGAGTTCCCACTATCTGTTCCAGAACTGGCTTTGCTTCGTGTAGAAGTTCACGAGTATGATATGTCTGAGAAGGATGACTTTGGTGGACAGACATGCTTGCCTGTGTGTGAACTTCAGACCGGAATTCGAGCAGTTCCACTGAATAACCGCAAGGGAGAGAAGTACAACAATGTGAAGCTTCTCATGCGCTTTGAGTTCATCTGA